In Paenibacillus algicola, a genomic segment contains:
- a CDS encoding DUF2304 domain-containing protein yields the protein MNVYILSVMFSIVFLVMIIELVRRRRLKEQYSLLWILMGFTLLIISVNVQGVERLASFLQIEYAPALLFLFGLLFCFVLILHLTLVITKLSAQVLRLTQEIAIMKGEKASHNEHIH from the coding sequence ATGAATGTATATATTCTTTCCGTAATGTTTTCCATTGTATTCCTCGTCATGATCATTGAACTGGTCCGAAGACGAAGGCTAAAAGAGCAATATTCCTTACTATGGATTCTGATGGGCTTCACGCTGCTCATCATATCTGTAAATGTACAGGGAGTAGAGCGGCTGGCTTCATTTCTGCAGATTGAATATGCGCCAGCGCTTTTATTTCTGTTTGGACTGCTGTTCTGCTTTGTATTGATCCTCCACTTAACGCTAGTCATTACAAAGCTGAGCGCTCAGGTGCTCCGACTTACGCAGGAGATTGCCATCATGAAAGGAGAGAAAGCATCTCACAATGAGCATATTCATTAG
- a CDS encoding glycosyltransferase family 2 protein encodes MLKVLVIIPAYNEESSVPYVIQDIRNHMPSADILVVNDGSRDRTAQVAMEAGAKVLTLPFNVGIGGGMQTGYMYAKKHGYDVAVQMDADGQHAAADLPRLLSKVRDCDLVIGSRFLEKTSYKSSVMRKVGITFFSRLVSLVTRQRFTDTTSGFRAAGAKVIDLYAEYYPMDYPEVESIVYLTRKHCRLMEVKAEMRARETGKSSITPLKSAYYMVKVTLSVLMSAVRYREGKA; translated from the coding sequence ATGCTCAAGGTACTCGTCATCATTCCGGCTTACAATGAAGAGAGTAGTGTCCCCTACGTCATCCAGGACATTCGTAATCATATGCCGTCTGCCGATATTCTTGTTGTAAATGACGGTTCCAGAGATCGGACAGCACAAGTGGCTATGGAGGCAGGAGCCAAAGTACTGACATTGCCCTTTAATGTAGGCATTGGCGGCGGCATGCAAACCGGCTACATGTACGCCAAGAAGCACGGATACGACGTGGCCGTGCAGATGGATGCGGACGGTCAGCACGCTGCTGCTGATCTGCCTCGGCTGCTAAGCAAGGTTCGTGACTGTGATCTGGTCATCGGTTCACGTTTTCTGGAAAAAACCTCATATAAGTCGTCCGTAATGCGAAAAGTGGGAATTACCTTTTTTTCTCGGCTGGTCAGTCTCGTGACCCGTCAGCGCTTTACTGACACGACAAGCGGCTTTCGTGCTGCCGGAGCGAAGGTCATTGACTTATATGCCGAGTACTATCCGATGGATTATCCTGAGGTAGAGTCGATCGTGTATTTGACCCGCAAGCATTGCCGACTGATGGAGGTTAAAGCTGAAATGCGGGCGCGGGAGACCGGCAAGTCCTCCATTACCCCGCTGAAGTCTGCGTACTATATGGTCAAGGTCACATTATCTGTGCTGATGAGCGCAGTCCGCTACCGGGAGGGAAAAGCATAG